A window of Polyangia bacterium genomic DNA:
TCCAGCGGCAGGGTGCGTTTGCGGTCCTTGCGTCGGGTGAGAAGGATCGGCTCGGGCCCGGTGCGCGGCACCACGATGGGCGTGCGTTCGGGCGGGGTCTGTTCCAGCGATCCAATCTCGCCCGAGGTGGCGGCGCGGTTGCCAGGCCGTTTCACCTTCTGCAACTGAATCGGGGTCGGCTGGTTGCGCACCCAGGGCGGCGGCGTTTCCAGCGAGCGGCGATAGCGAACCGAGCCGTAACAGCGTTGCAGCTCGTCGTACAGCTCTTCCATCGATTGCTGGCGCTGGTTAGGATCCTTGGCCAGCGCGCGCATGATCAGCTGCTCGGCCTCCTCGGTGATCTCATTGTCCACGCCGCGCTCGCGCGGGGGGATCACCGGCTGCGACACCACCTTCATCATGACGTCGACCGGCGTCTCGCCGATGAACGGCACGGTGCCGGTCAACATTTCATAAAACATCACGCCCAGCGCCCAGATGTCCGAGCGCGGATCGCTCAGGCCCACGCGCGCGGTCTCGGGCGCCATGTACTCGGGCGTACCGAAGACGACGCCACGCTGGGTGACCCGGCCGTCGGCGACGTCCGGGTCGTGCACCTTGGCCACGCCGAAGTCGAGGATCTTCACCAGGTCGAAGTTCTTCTCGCGCTCGGTGACGGTGTGCGGGCCGCTCTCGTCGACGAACTGACGGATAAGTTCCCGGCGGCCCTCGCGCGCCAGCAGCATGACGTTTTCTGGTTTGAGATCGCGATGGACGATCCCCTTGG
This region includes:
- a CDS encoding serine/threonine-protein kinase, coding for MHAAGRSVPVDARAGTTVGKYKLHELVGRGGMGVVYRGEHVYIGKEVAVKILHEGYGGREESIKRFLREARAASLIAHPNIVNVTDFGKSSDGTVFFVMEFLRGEALDALLHRERHLELLRSITIMNQLAGAVGAAHAKGIVHRDLKPENVMLLAREGRRELIRQFVDESGPHTVTEREKNFDLVKILDFGVAKVHDPDVADGRVTQRGVVFGTPEYMAPETARVGLSDPRSDIWALGVMFYEMLTGTVPFIGETPVDVMMKVVSQPVIPPRERGVDNEITEEAEQLIMRALAKDPNQRQQSMEELYDELQRCYGSVRYRRSLETPPPWVRNQPTPIQLQKVKRPGNRAATSGEIGSLEQTPPERTPIVVPRTGPEPILLTRRKDRKRTLPLEIEISAGAPVATPVPTAIAPQTTSEIWADMAVEDDADAETPLSLGDGDEPALDGVPVDKAKGSG